The nucleotide window CACGCGTGCATTGTCCATGATCACCGCATTGATACCGACTAGACAGTTATTGCCAATCGTACAACCGTGCAATATGACATGATGGGTGATCGAGCAATAGTCCCCAATCACCGTGTCACCCTCCCAGCATGTGTGGATCATCACGAAGTCCTGTATATTAGAGAAGCAACCAATGCGCACCGCATTCACCTCGGCTCGGACCACGCTATAAGGCCAGAATGACACCCCCTCTCCGACGGTCACGTCACCGTAAATCTGCGTAGTCTGATGAATATATGCATTGTCGTGGATCATCACCTTCGGTCCATAATTAGTCATTCGGGACTCCTCGTCCAGTATATTGCCCCCGTAGGCACACCGCTTGTGCAGCTGTTTCCTGCACCTGCACTGGCAGGGCTATTCAGTTTCCCTCTATTCTTGATGGTGCAACCTCTTCCGTTGTGCACCTCGCATGAACTCCACCAGATTTACTTTACCCAGGACTACGACTAGTTGGCCGGGCAACCAACCACGAGGCAGTCACCAAGAGCACTAATCCGACGGAGTGGTAGCGCTCAAAGACCTCTCCAAGCAGTATGATCGCCATGAGAACACCGAAACTCAGGATCAGATAGGAGATGATCCCAGCGCGGTTTGCACCTAAGAGTTCGACGACACGATTGTACGAAAGGTGGGCGATTATCGACGAGAATAAGGCGAGAAACAGAATAGCTACGACGGTGTCGCCGGTAAACGGGAATGCCTCGATTGTCAATGTTTCCCAAATATATAATGGCAATAGCTGCAACAATCCGAAGATTACCGCAAAAGCCATAAAGCTTGCGGGATGAATGGACGGGCGTTTGGGAAGCAGGACGGTGTAGAGGGCCCAAGTTACGGTCGCTGCGAAAACCCACAAATCACCGGAGTTGAATATAAACTCCGATATTCGGAATAAATCACCGCGCAGAATTATAACCACAGTGCCTAGTAATCCACAGATCAAACCAATCAGAATGGTGTTGCGTACACTGACTTGAAACAATAAAAAAGATAGCAGTACGATGATTGCGGGACGGGACGAGTTAATCAACAGTGCGTTAACGGCGGTGGTCCGCTCCAGTCCGAGATAAATGAATGTATTGAATCCGCTGATCGCGAGGGCAGCTAATAAGAACATCCAACGCCATTGACTGCGCACCACAGGCCAATCCTCACGCAAATGTGGCCAAGCTAGCGCCAGTAGTATTGGCACCGTCGGTACCCAGCGCCAGAAGTTGAGACCGATAGGAGGAACTAGGTCGTGTATGCCACGTCCGACGATGATATTGCTCGCCCACACAAGGGCGGCAATCACCATCAACACATACCCCTGGTCGTAGATCCAGCGCTTCATCCTGGTCACACAAAGATCCTCTGAGGCACATACGCGTTCATTCTATGATTGCAAAATAGTGTGCGTATTGGACAACTTAAACACTCATACGATGTCACCGAGCACGCTGCAACTGAAAGATCTACCGTTACAAGTTCTTTATAGCCTCACGCAGATATTCTGAAGCTCGGTGTAAAATTCTAGAGAGTGGACCCCCCCTTCGCGGCCAATACCGGAGTGTTTACTTCCACCAAATGGTGTACGTAAATCACGCAACATCCAACTGTTCACCCAGCAAACTCCAACATCCAACCGCTGCGCGACACGGTGCGTACGGCTAGCATTTTCACTCCATAGTGCCGCACCTAGGCCATAGCGTGTGTCGTTGGCCAGTGCGATCACCTCTTCCTCACTATCAAAGGGACGTACGTGACAACACGGGCCGAAGATTTCCTCGCGCACAATGACAGAGTCATCCGAGAGGCCCGTCCAGATAGTAGGCTGCACCCATGCGCCACCTGCTAACTCACCAGGCATTTCTGGTACGCCGCCTCCCGTTATTACAGTAGCGCCTTGTTCAATTGCTCGCTTGTAGTACACCAATACTTTGTCGCGATGGTTCTGACTAATCAATGGGCCAAGGGTTGTTCCAGGGTGATTCCACGCGCCAAGCACCAAGTGTTCTGCGCCGGTCTTCAGCCGGACCACAAATTCGTCAAAGATCGCTCGCTCTACGTAAAGGCGTTCGGTGCTAAGGCAGATTTGACCGCAGTTATCGAACACCGAACGCAGTGTGCCCGCGACGGCCTTGTTCATATCACAGTCGGCAAAAACGATGCCGGGGTTCTTACCTCCTAACTCGAAACTGATATCGCGCACGCCGTTCGCTGCAGCACGCATGATAGTCTCTCCCGTGCTCGTTTCACCGGTAAAGGTAATCGCATCCACATCGGGATGCTCCGTAAGGAAGGTACCAGCTGAGTTGGGCCCAAAACCGTGCACCACGTTGTACACGCCCGGCGGTACGCCTGCCGTGTTCATTACCTCGCCTAGCAACGCGGCGGTTGTGGGTGTTTCCTCGGAGGGTTTGACCACCACTGAATTTCCACAGGCCAATGCCGGGGCGACCTTCCAAGTCATCAGTAGCAACGGCATATTCCAAGGGCTAATTACACCAATCACACCCTTGGGTTTGCGCACAGTGTAATTAAGCGCACCTGCACTATCTGTAGTGTCAAGCATAAAGCTCTCGGCGGCAAAACCCTTTAGAGCTTCGGCGAAGAAACTGAAATTAGCTGCACCGCGGGGAATATCAATTTGACTAGCTACTTGCTTCGGCTTACCAGTGTCCCCGCATTCGGCGTCGAGGAACTCATCAAAACGTGCATTGATACCATCAGCGATACGGTGCAAGATCGCCGTACGCTCGTCTAGCGAAAGACGGCTCCAAGGACCTCGCAACGCGGCGCGTGCCGCAGAAACCGCAGCGTCGATCTCTTCGTGACCTCCCTCGTGGGTCTCACCGATCTTTACTCCAGTCGCCGGGTCGCGGTTGGCGAAGCGCCGGTCGCTGACCGAACCGACGTGTTTGCCGTTGATGAAATGTTTGACTTCTCGCATGTCATTCTCCATCCTCTCGAATCTTCTGGAAGTCGCGAGTTGAAGTGCCATTGTCCCACATGCTCGCAGCCCCCATCTTGCGCCAAACTGACACCAGCACTCTCTCTTAATCAATATCAAAGTTGGCCAGTGAAAACGATCACTTCCCAATTCTATTGCTCTCGACCCCTCGGCAAATTCGTCACGCACCCTTTGTAGCTCGCTGCGATCCAGTATTGAACCGGTCTCGGGCACCCACAGACAATATCTGAACCCTAGAATCAACTGCTCCGATTGAGTCTTTACATCTGACATTCAGGGCCGGAAAAAATCTACGTCATCTTCGTGAGTTGGCTCTTCCAAATTTTGCCGGTGGGACCGACGGGCAATGCTGCCACTAACACCACTTTATTCGGCCGCTTGTATGGTGAGAGGAGAGGTGTGACGTGTTCGCCAATATCAGCATCGCTCATCTTCCATCCAGGCAAGGGTTGAACGAAGGCGATGATCTCCTCGTCACTGCCCCTCACCGGACGACCAATAACGGCGCATTGGGCCACGCCTGGATGGCTGGCGATGGCAGTTTCAACCTCGCCAGGATAGACATTGAATCCGGACCGAATAATTATCTCCTTCGTCCGTCCGACAATGGCATAGTTACCACACGGAAGCCTAATGGCCAGATCGCCCGTGACAAACCATCCATCGGGTCGAAAAACGCTAGCAGTGGCTTCGGGGTTACGATAGTACCCCATCATGAGCGATGGTCCTCGGACCCACAGTTCCCCGACTTCGCCGTCAGTAACGTCACGGTTCTTAGCAACAATCTTAATTTCAATGCCTCCCTGGGGAATCCCCACGCTTTCCGATGCAGCGTTTGTACCCAGCTCTGTGCGAAGTATCGGTGTGCATTCGGTCATCGCGAAACCGTTGCAAAGAGGCATACCAAACAACTGTTCGACCCTCGCTTTCAAGCTGGGGTCGAGGGGGGCTCCACCTGTAATCAGATTGCGTAAACGATGCCCCGTCAGGTTACGGTCTCGCTGCTGCAGATAATCCAAGAGGCGTGTGAACAATGTTGGCACACCCATCAACACAGTTATTTCTCCCCGCTTAAGTGCGCCCTCCAAATCTTCTAAATCAAGCCGCGGCACCAGCCGTGTAGTCGCTCCAGCCCACACGCTGGTCATGATGTACATTGCCACCCCCATGATGTGGGAGAGTGGTGCCAGACCGTACAACCGGTCCTCCGGACCGATTCTCCGAGCAGTCGACGTACTCGACCCCATGTTGAGCAAAGCACGGTGACTAAGCATCACACCCTTAGGTTGCCCGGTGGTTCCAGAGGTAAACAGCAGCAACCCCACCTGCCGGTCATTTTCCGGATGGACTCGTTCAGGTACCGCCGCCGCGTCTGTGGCTCCGAAGGCTACTTTACCGGTGGGAAGGTCTAGAATCTCGGTATCCGTAGCGGCGGTATGGTTCAACGCCGCGTGTGAATTTTCAATGATGTAGGCAATCAAGCGGGCCCCAAGGGACTGTTTCATCGCCGAGATCTCACACTCGGAAACTCGTGCGTTGACTATCGCTGGCCACGCGTCAATACGTTGTGCAGCAAACATCAGCACTACGGTACTGATGCTATTTTCAGCCACAATCATAATCCTATCACCCGGCCGCACCCCACGATCGACGAGAGTATCGACCGACGCGGATATGGCTGCCGACAGTTCACTGTAGCTCACTCGATCGCTACCGACTTCCTCAAAGGCCGTCTGTTCGGGTGCCTCACGTGCCCAATGCAAAACTGGTTCATACGCGCGCGCAGGCAGGTCTGAAATCGCCACCGCTGTATCTGCCCGTCACGTTTCCCGGCGGTAAGCTTGCAGCCCAGGCTTATATGATTTCTCGTCGAGGAACTGTCTCATACCCTTTTCACGACCACGCTCCGGATCGAGTGCAATGGTTTGGTCGAGCTTGGCGCGCAGGTATTCAGACGATTGCTCCCACGACAGGCTCTTCGACATCTTGATGGCGGTTTTTGTCGCCCGCACCACCATCGGATTTTTCTCCAAGAGACTCTTTGCCACCTCGATAGTTCTGTCCTTAAGGCGACCTTTAGGAACAGCCTCGTTAACCAACCGCATATCCACAGCCTTTCGGCCGTCGAAATTCTCACCGGTCATGGCGTAGTAAAGGGCGTCGCGCTGGCTCATGACCTCGGTCAGTACTTTAGAGACGATTCCCCCGGGGATGATGCCCCAGTTCACCTCAGACAGCCCGAAAACGGCATCCTCGGCTGCAATAGCGAGATCGCAAGCGACCAGCGGAGTGAATGCACCGCCGAAACACCAGCCGTTGACCATAGCAATGGTCGGCTTCGGATAGTCTACAAGGCGGCCCCATTGCCAAGCCGCATTAGCGCGATAGACTTGCGCTTTTTCCATCGGGCTCATCTTATCTACGGCACGGAAGTAGTCTTGGAGATCCATACCTGCAGACCACGAATCGCCGACGCCGGTCAATACCAATACGCCGCAGGATTCGTCTAGTTCCAACGCATCCAACGTGGCGAGCATCTCGAACGCCAACTCAGCACTCATCGCATTGAGTTTCGCCGGACGATTGATCGCTACCCAAGCTATTCCGTCTGCAATGTCAACAACTACGTCCTTACCCCACGGTTTACCTTCATGTACAGTGTTCGAGTTACTCATCAAATGTTCCCCTTACTGAATAGACTTGATTTGACGTAATCCCTTACGCTTCGGCGGCAAACAACCCCCCGCCCGCAGCCAGTCGGGACAGGTGATGATCGGCATCTCCGAATAGAATATCGATCGCTGTGAGACGTTGCACGTAATGTCCGATATCATGCTCAATAGCGAGCCCAATGCCGCCATGAAGCTGAATCGCCTGCTGGCCGATCAGACGTGCCGAACGACCGATTTGCACTTTGACGGCCGCCAGCGCCTGCCGTCGTTCACGCGCGTTCGAATAGTCAGCCATCATCGTACCGAACATCGCCATACTGCGACTCTGCTCGAGTGATACCAACATGTCGACAGCACGGTGCTGAAGTACCTGGAACTTACCAATAGCAGTGCCGAATTGGACGCGGGTTTTGAGGTACTCGACGGTCCTCTCGTGTGCGGCAGTCATCGCCCCCACTGCTTCAGCAGCTAAGGCCGCGATGGCATGGTCAAGTACCCGTTCAATGATTGGTAGGGCTTCGTCGGCATTACCAATCACCGACTCTGGTCCTACTCTCACGCCGGTCATCACTACATCCGCGGCGCGTCGCCCGTCAATGGTCGCGTAAGCCGTGCGTAGCAATCCATGGGCGGTGTCATCAACCAAAAACAAACCTATCCTGCTTTTGCCTGGGTGGCCGGTCTCCGTACGAGCTGTAATGATCAAGGCATCAGCACAATCGCCGTGCAACACCATGGTCTTGGCGCCGTCGAGCACCCAGCCGTCTCCGTCATGCCTGGCCGTGGTCCTGACGTGCGCCGGGTCATGACGTGATGTTGACTCAGTGTGCGCGAATGCGAGTCGCCATTCGCCTGAGACGATGCGCGGTAAAAGTGCCTTACACTGCTCATCATCGCCGCCCTCGCGTATCAACCCCCCACCTAATACCACTGTTGCCAGATAGGGCTCGAGAGCGAGAGCACGTCCCAACGCCTGCATGACTATCATGGTCTCGACCGGACCACAGCCCATTCCACCATGCCGTTCTGCAAAGGGGATGGCAAGTAGACCAAGTTCGGCATACTGCCGCCAAATCTCGAGACTCCACCCGTCTGCTCTGGCGGCAAATCCCTTTCGCGCCTCAAAGTCGTAGGTGTCAGACATTAGCCGCTCGACACTGTCAGCGAGTAGACGTTGTTCTTCGGTGAACTTGAAATCCATGGTCAAAGCTCAAGAGCAATCTTTGCGAGAATGTTCCTCTGGATCTCGTTTGAACCTCCATAAATGGAGAATTTCCGCCAATTGAGATAGTTGGGTACGACCATATCGGGCCATTCATGCTCAGAGTCCGGTGCAACTTCTGCTGCCGCTGCACGCAATGCGTAAGGACCCGCCAAATCAAGGTATAGTTCGGAGATTGCCTGTAAGATTTCCGAACCACGAATCTTAATGATTGATGCCGCTGGATCGTTCCCTTGTACTTCCCGTTGTTGCTCAAGAGCAAGTAGCCGCAACGTCGTGATTTCGTGGGCTTTGATTTGCACTTCGACGGAGGCGATGCGATTCCAAAAGGTTTCGTTTTCGATTAACGAACCACCACCCTGGCACTGCAGCGAGGCTAGATATTTGAGATGACGAATGCGCTCTTTGGCCTGACCGATCCGCGCTGTTCCGGTTCGCTCCTGGTTTAGCAAGTACTTTGCGTATTCCCAGCCTCGATTCTCCTCGCCGATCAGATTTTCCACCGGAACTTCTACATCGTCGAAGAACACTTCGTTGACTTCGTGCTCCCCGTCAATCGTAATAATGGGTCTCACAGTGACGCCGGGGCTTTTCATGTCAATCAACAGGAAGGAAATACCCTCCTGTTTCTTGGTTTTCGGATTCGTGCGCACAAGACAGAATATCCAATCGGCGTGCTGCCCGAGCGTGGTCCAAGTCTTCTGCCCATTGACCAAATAGCGGTCGCCTTGTCGACGCGCTGAAGTGCGCAACGAGGCGAGATCAGATCCGGCACCGGGTTCTGAAAAGCCTTGGCACCACCAATCGTCAAGATTAGCAATACGCGGCAAGAAGCGGCGCTGCTGGCTCTCGTTGCCAAACTGTGCAATAACCGGCCCCACCATATAGACGCCGAAGACCAGCACCGGTGGTGCAGGTGCCTGCTCAATTTCGGTGCGCAGTATGAAACGTTTGATGGGGCTCCAATCCGTGCCACCCCATTCGCGTGGCCAATGAGGTACCGCCCAGCCTCTGGCATTAAGGAGTCGCTGCCAGTTCACCACTTCCTCCTTGGAAGCGCTACGGCCTTGCTTGAGTTTCTGTCGAGTCGATTCGGGGAGCGTGTCGCGGATGAAGCTCCGCACTTCCTCACGGAATTCCAATTCCTCTTGTGTAAAACGAAGATCCACTACTCAGTCCTTTCACAATCACTTTTCACATTCTGATCCGTTTGAGAGCACCCCACTCCGATATCAGGATTAAAATATCTCATTTATCTGATACCCATCGTCTCTTCGATAAAGTAAACCGCTTGGTTTCCAATTGTCGCAACCACGCAACAAGTGCCAATGATGTCTGTAACCTTCGTAATCGTGTTCAGCCAATTCACTGATTCGTGCTCGACAGGTTCAAATCTCGCCAATTCGGCCCCAACTGCATTTGGTTAGTAATGGCGACTGGAACAATCATAAGCTGCGTGAGTTCGGACAATGATTCAAGCTCATCTATTCGAAATACCGCGTCGATCAGCTCATCAACAGTAGCTGAGGGCAGTACTGCTTCGGCATTTCGGCGGAATTTTTCAATCACAGCCGCATCATCCAATCGATGAGTGGATGCGAAACCATCACCAGGCGCAAAGTGATCCGCAGCGGTGAATATGCGTCCGCGTGCACTGATCGACACCTCTGTCGGCACCTCCTTCAACGGCTCCGGCCATGCGGCTCGGAGCCGCTCCTGGATATCCGGATGGGCCTCGCTCGTAACTCGGCGGGCAAGATCTCGGATCTGTGAGGCTCGCAGATGTTCGG belongs to Pseudomonadota bacterium and includes:
- a CDS encoding gamma carbonic anhydrase family protein, which gives rise to MTNYGPKVMIHDNAYIHQTTQIYGDVTVGEGVSFWPYSVVRAEVNAVRIGCFSNIQDFVMIHTCWEGDTVIGDYCSITHHVILHGCTIGNNCLVGINAVIMDNARVGDNCIIAPGSIVREGTVIPDNSIVAGTPAVVKRTRNNFVDNKANALTYWHNAKHYRQGLHRAWTGADFSAEAATTLAALRVEYAVRYGDG
- a CDS encoding DMT family transporter, encoding MKRWIYDQGYVLMVIAALVWASNIIVGRGIHDLVPPIGLNFWRWVPTVPILLALAWPHLREDWPVVRSQWRWMFLLAALAISGFNTFIYLGLERTTAVNALLINSSRPAIIVLLSFLLFQVSVRNTILIGLICGLLGTVVIILRGDLFRISEFIFNSGDLWVFAATVTWALYTVLLPKRPSIHPASFMAFAVIFGLLQLLPLYIWETLTIEAFPFTGDTVVAILFLALFSSIIAHLSYNRVVELLGANRAGIISYLILSFGVLMAIILLGEVFERYHSVGLVLLVTASWLVARPTSRSPG
- a CDS encoding 2-hydroxymuconic semialdehyde dehydrogenase encodes the protein MREVKHFINGKHVGSVSDRRFANRDPATGVKIGETHEGGHEEIDAAVSAARAALRGPWSRLSLDERTAILHRIADGINARFDEFLDAECGDTGKPKQVASQIDIPRGAANFSFFAEALKGFAAESFMLDTTDSAGALNYTVRKPKGVIGVISPWNMPLLLMTWKVAPALACGNSVVVKPSEETPTTAALLGEVMNTAGVPPGVYNVVHGFGPNSAGTFLTEHPDVDAITFTGETSTGETIMRAAANGVRDISFELGGKNPGIVFADCDMNKAVAGTLRSVFDNCGQICLSTERLYVERAIFDEFVVRLKTGAEHLVLGAWNHPGTTLGPLISQNHRDKVLVYYKRAIEQGATVITGGGVPEMPGELAGGAWVQPTIWTGLSDDSVIVREEIFGPCCHVRPFDSEEEVIALANDTRYGLGAALWSENASRTHRVAQRLDVGVCWVNSWMLRDLRTPFGGSKHSGIGREGGVHSLEFYTELQNICVRL
- a CDS encoding long-chain fatty acid--CoA ligase, producing the protein MAISDLPARAYEPVLHWAREAPEQTAFEEVGSDRVSYSELSAAISASVDTLVDRGVRPGDRIMIVAENSISTVVLMFAAQRIDAWPAIVNARVSECEISAMKQSLGARLIAYIIENSHAALNHTAATDTEILDLPTGKVAFGATDAAAVPERVHPENDRQVGLLLFTSGTTGQPKGVMLSHRALLNMGSSTSTARRIGPEDRLYGLAPLSHIMGVAMYIMTSVWAGATTRLVPRLDLEDLEGALKRGEITVLMGVPTLFTRLLDYLQQRDRNLTGHRLRNLITGGAPLDPSLKARVEQLFGMPLCNGFAMTECTPILRTELGTNAASESVGIPQGGIEIKIVAKNRDVTDGEVGELWVRGPSLMMGYYRNPEATASVFRPDGWFVTGDLAIRLPCGNYAIVGRTKEIIIRSGFNVYPGEVETAIASHPGVAQCAVIGRPVRGSDEEIIAFVQPLPGWKMSDADIGEHVTPLLSPYKRPNKVVLVAALPVGPTGKIWKSQLTKMT
- a CDS encoding p-hydroxycinnamoyl CoA hydratase/lyase, with product MSNSNTVHEGKPWGKDVVVDIADGIAWVAINRPAKLNAMSAELAFEMLATLDALELDESCGVLVLTGVGDSWSAGMDLQDYFRAVDKMSPMEKAQVYRANAAWQWGRLVDYPKPTIAMVNGWCFGGAFTPLVACDLAIAAEDAVFGLSEVNWGIIPGGIVSKVLTEVMSQRDALYYAMTGENFDGRKAVDMRLVNEAVPKGRLKDRTIEVAKSLLEKNPMVVRATKTAIKMSKSLSWEQSSEYLRAKLDQTIALDPERGREKGMRQFLDEKSYKPGLQAYRRET
- a CDS encoding pimeloyl-CoA dehydrogenase small subunit, with product MDFKFTEEQRLLADSVERLMSDTYDFEARKGFAARADGWSLEIWRQYAELGLLAIPFAERHGGMGCGPVETMIVMQALGRALALEPYLATVVLGGGLIREGGDDEQCKALLPRIVSGEWRLAFAHTESTSRHDPAHVRTTARHDGDGWVLDGAKTMVLHGDCADALIITARTETGHPGKSRIGLFLVDDTAHGLLRTAYATIDGRRAADVVMTGVRVGPESVIGNADEALPIIERVLDHAIAALAAEAVGAMTAAHERTVEYLKTRVQFGTAIGKFQVLQHRAVDMLVSLEQSRSMAMFGTMMADYSNARERRQALAAVKVQIGRSARLIGQQAIQLHGGIGLAIEHDIGHYVQRLTAIDILFGDADHHLSRLAAGGGLFAAEA
- a CDS encoding pimeloyl-CoA dehydrogenase large subunit, translating into MDLRFTQEELEFREEVRSFIRDTLPESTRQKLKQGRSASKEEVVNWQRLLNARGWAVPHWPREWGGTDWSPIKRFILRTEIEQAPAPPVLVFGVYMVGPVIAQFGNESQQRRFLPRIANLDDWWCQGFSEPGAGSDLASLRTSARRQGDRYLVNGQKTWTTLGQHADWIFCLVRTNPKTKKQEGISFLLIDMKSPGVTVRPIITIDGEHEVNEVFFDDVEVPVENLIGEENRGWEYAKYLLNQERTGTARIGQAKERIRHLKYLASLQCQGGGSLIENETFWNRIASVEVQIKAHEITTLRLLALEQQREVQGNDPAASIIKIRGSEILQAISELYLDLAGPYALRAAAAEVAPDSEHEWPDMVVPNYLNWRKFSIYGGSNEIQRNILAKIALEL